One Primulina huaijiensis isolate GDHJ02 chromosome 8, ASM1229523v2, whole genome shotgun sequence genomic region harbors:
- the LOC140983209 gene encoding protein trichome birefringence-like 2 isoform X1, protein MVGFSSSLPTMDVKKFVLSDQLLSSPRRKVVSRFGFGIVLSFIFFTVVLFMFDISFKTPFFNPVFPGLISFSSHGNNTFVSWPSSSFINTSSESNDSLVVEKSKHICGMKQTFGANVVRSNKSLDFVNSGEKDDVFEDSQAGDVSGRFRDGGFAIGEESVVKKDGENWSLVDKNLILIDSSENVKNESFSAEENDFKDIVEPENAHENLLVHSSGHEPKSDEPKNEALRDGKVRSQTNDGDIDGFKDKVEGMSENARSYKDCDIFSGRWVRDDTKPYYPPDSCPYIDKDFDCHLNGRMDNDFVKWRWLPYDCDIPIFNATDFLEGLRGKRLVFVGDSLNRNMWESLVCMLRHGGVRDTKRVYEISGRREFKKKGFYAFRFEDFNCSVDFVSSPFLVKESSFKGRNGSFETLRLDLMDESTSMYRDADVMVFNTGHWWTHEKTSRGEDYYQEGNYVHPRLKVLEAYKRALTTWANWVDKNIDVNKTRVIFRGYSVTHFRGGPWNLGGQCHNETEPIFNETYLEKYPEKMRVLESVVKDMKTPITYLNISRITDHRKDGHPSVYRPYSRPETGNMHAQDCSHWCLPGVPDTWNELLYVSLLNSGRGSWRN, encoded by the exons ATGGTgggtttttcttcttctttgccAACCATGGACGTGAAAAAATTCGTACTTTCAGACCAGTTGCTATCATCTCCTAGGAGAAAGGTGGTTTCACGATTTGGGTTTGGCATTGTGTtgtcttttatattttttactgTGGTGTTGTTTATGTTTGATATTTCGTTCAAGACTCCATTTTTTAACCCTGTATTTCCTGGGTTGATTAGTTTTAGTTCACATGGTAATAACACTTTTGTTTCTTGGCCCTCTTCTAGTTTTATTAATACTTCAAGTGAAAGCAATGATTCTTTGGTTGtagaaaaatcaaaacatatatGTGGTATGAAACAAACCTTTGGAGCAAACGTTGTGAGGAGTAATAAAAGTTTAGATTTTGTGAATTCTGGTGAGAAAGATGATGTTTTTGAGGATTCCCAGGCGGGGGATGTCTCTGGGAGGTTTAGAGATGGGGGCTTTGCTATTGGAGAAGAAAGTGTTGTGAAAAAAGATGGAGAAAATTGGTCTCTGgttgataaaaatttaatcttGATAGATTCCTCTGAGAATGTGAAGAATGAAAGTTTTTCTGctgaagaaaatgattttaaagaTATTGTTGAACCGGAAAATGCACATGAGAATCTTCTTGTTCACTCAAGCGGGCATGAACCGAAATCTGATGAACCAAAAAATGAAGCCTTGAGAGATGGTAAGGTTCGAAGTCAGACTAATGATGGAGATATTGATGGATTCAAGGATAAAGTAGAAGGTATGAGTGAAAATGCAAGGTCTTATAAGGACTGTGATATCTTTAGTGGTAGATGGGTGAGGGATGATACCAAGCCATATTATCCTCCTGATTCTTGCCCGTATATTGATAAGGATTTCGATTGCCATCTCAACGGTAGGATGGATAACGATTTCGTGAAATGGAGATGGCTGCCGTATGACTGTGACATCCCTAT CTTTAATGCTACTGATTTTCTCGAGGGCTTAAGAGGGAAAAGGCTAGTTTTTGTTGGAGATTCTCTAAATAGGAACATGTGGGAATCACTTGTTTGTATGCTTCGTCATGGTGGTGTACGAGATACGAAACGAGTCTACGAGATATCCGGGAGGAGAGAATTTAAAAAGAAGGGGTTCTATGCTTTCAGATTTGAG GACTTTAACTGCTCTGTGGACTTTGTTAGTTCTCCGTTTCTTGTAAAGGAATCGTCTTTCAAAGGGAGAAACGGTTCTTTTGAGACACTACGACTGGATTTAATGGATGAGTCGACTTCCATGTATCGTGATGCCGATGTGATGGTATTCAATACAGGACACTGGTGGACTCATGAGAAGACCTCTCGTGG GGAAGATTATTACCAGGAGGGTAATTATGTTCACCCGAGACTTAAAGTTTTGGAAGCCTACAAAAGGGCACTTACCACTTGGGCGAACTGGGTGGATAAGAATATTGATGTAAACAAAACTCGAGTTATTTTTCGAGGATACTCAGTCACCCATTTCAG GGGTGGCCCATGGAACTTAGGAGGACAATGCCACAACGAAACCGAACCAATATTCAATGAAACTTATTTAGAGAAGTATCCGGAAAAGATGAGAGTTCTGGAATCTGTAGTTAAGGATATGAAAACTCCGATTACGTATCTAAACATTAGTCGAATAACAGATCACAGAAAAGATGGCCATCCTTCGGTTTACAGACCCTATTCAAGACCAGAAACTGGTAATATGCATGCACAAGATTGCAGCCACTGGTGCTTGCCTGGTGTACCAGATACTTGGAATGAGTTGCTTTATGTATCTCTATTAAATAGTGGGAGAGGATCTTGGAGAAACTGA
- the LOC140983209 gene encoding protein trichome birefringence-like 2 isoform X2, whose protein sequence is MKQTFGANVVRSNKSLDFVNSGEKDDVFEDSQAGDVSGRFRDGGFAIGEESVVKKDGENWSLVDKNLILIDSSENVKNESFSAEENDFKDIVEPENAHENLLVHSSGHEPKSDEPKNEALRDGKVRSQTNDGDIDGFKDKVEGMSENARSYKDCDIFSGRWVRDDTKPYYPPDSCPYIDKDFDCHLNGRMDNDFVKWRWLPYDCDIPIFNATDFLEGLRGKRLVFVGDSLNRNMWESLVCMLRHGGVRDTKRVYEISGRREFKKKGFYAFRFEDFNCSVDFVSSPFLVKESSFKGRNGSFETLRLDLMDESTSMYRDADVMVFNTGHWWTHEKTSRGEDYYQEGNYVHPRLKVLEAYKRALTTWANWVDKNIDVNKTRVIFRGYSVTHFRGGPWNLGGQCHNETEPIFNETYLEKYPEKMRVLESVVKDMKTPITYLNISRITDHRKDGHPSVYRPYSRPETGNMHAQDCSHWCLPGVPDTWNELLYVSLLNSGRGSWRN, encoded by the exons ATGAAACAAACCTTTGGAGCAAACGTTGTGAGGAGTAATAAAAGTTTAGATTTTGTGAATTCTGGTGAGAAAGATGATGTTTTTGAGGATTCCCAGGCGGGGGATGTCTCTGGGAGGTTTAGAGATGGGGGCTTTGCTATTGGAGAAGAAAGTGTTGTGAAAAAAGATGGAGAAAATTGGTCTCTGgttgataaaaatttaatcttGATAGATTCCTCTGAGAATGTGAAGAATGAAAGTTTTTCTGctgaagaaaatgattttaaagaTATTGTTGAACCGGAAAATGCACATGAGAATCTTCTTGTTCACTCAAGCGGGCATGAACCGAAATCTGATGAACCAAAAAATGAAGCCTTGAGAGATGGTAAGGTTCGAAGTCAGACTAATGATGGAGATATTGATGGATTCAAGGATAAAGTAGAAGGTATGAGTGAAAATGCAAGGTCTTATAAGGACTGTGATATCTTTAGTGGTAGATGGGTGAGGGATGATACCAAGCCATATTATCCTCCTGATTCTTGCCCGTATATTGATAAGGATTTCGATTGCCATCTCAACGGTAGGATGGATAACGATTTCGTGAAATGGAGATGGCTGCCGTATGACTGTGACATCCCTAT CTTTAATGCTACTGATTTTCTCGAGGGCTTAAGAGGGAAAAGGCTAGTTTTTGTTGGAGATTCTCTAAATAGGAACATGTGGGAATCACTTGTTTGTATGCTTCGTCATGGTGGTGTACGAGATACGAAACGAGTCTACGAGATATCCGGGAGGAGAGAATTTAAAAAGAAGGGGTTCTATGCTTTCAGATTTGAG GACTTTAACTGCTCTGTGGACTTTGTTAGTTCTCCGTTTCTTGTAAAGGAATCGTCTTTCAAAGGGAGAAACGGTTCTTTTGAGACACTACGACTGGATTTAATGGATGAGTCGACTTCCATGTATCGTGATGCCGATGTGATGGTATTCAATACAGGACACTGGTGGACTCATGAGAAGACCTCTCGTGG GGAAGATTATTACCAGGAGGGTAATTATGTTCACCCGAGACTTAAAGTTTTGGAAGCCTACAAAAGGGCACTTACCACTTGGGCGAACTGGGTGGATAAGAATATTGATGTAAACAAAACTCGAGTTATTTTTCGAGGATACTCAGTCACCCATTTCAG GGGTGGCCCATGGAACTTAGGAGGACAATGCCACAACGAAACCGAACCAATATTCAATGAAACTTATTTAGAGAAGTATCCGGAAAAGATGAGAGTTCTGGAATCTGTAGTTAAGGATATGAAAACTCCGATTACGTATCTAAACATTAGTCGAATAACAGATCACAGAAAAGATGGCCATCCTTCGGTTTACAGACCCTATTCAAGACCAGAAACTGGTAATATGCATGCACAAGATTGCAGCCACTGGTGCTTGCCTGGTGTACCAGATACTTGGAATGAGTTGCTTTATGTATCTCTATTAAATAGTGGGAGAGGATCTTGGAGAAACTGA